The following is a genomic window from Staphylococcus capitis subsp. capitis.
AACTCTATATAATTAAAATTGTTAGGGTAAATAAATATTAATAGAAAATGAAAACTTCAGCTCTTAGATAGAGTGTTTGCAATTACCCTCTAAAAACGTTATCATATCAAAGATGTATACATATATCGGGTTAATATTATGAAAGTGAGAAGGATAAAATGGATAAGCAAGAACGCTATAATAGAAGAGAAAATATCAGAAATTTCTCTATCATTGCACACATAGATCATGGGAAATCAACGTTAGCGGATAGAATCCTTGAAAATACAAAATCAGTTGAAACACGTGAAATGCAAGATCAACTACTTGATTCCATGGACCTTGAAAGAGAACGCGGTATTACTATAAAGTTAAATGCTGTTCGTTTGAAATATGATGCTAAAGATGGTCAAACATATACTTTCCATCTTATAGATACACCAGGACATGTCGACTTTACATATGAAGTGTCGCGTTCATTAGCTGCATGTGAAGGCGCAATTTTAGTTGTAGATGCCGCTCAAGGTATTGAAGCTCAAACTTTAGCAAATGTATATTTAGCTCTTGATAATGACTTAGAGTTATTACCAGTTGTTAACAAAATTGATTTACCTGCAGCTGAACCTGAAAGAGTTAAACAAGAATTAGAGGATGTTATTGGTTTAGACCAAGATGATGTAGTACTTGCTAGTGCCAAATCAAATATCGGTATAGAAGAAATTTTAGAAAAAATAGTAGAAGTTGTACCAGCTCCTGATGGAGATCCTGATGCACCTTTAAAAGCTCTAATATTTGATTCAGAGTATGATCCTTATAGAGGCGTTATCTCATCTATTAGAATCATTGATGGTGTAGTTAAAGCCGGGGATAAGATTAAAATGATGGCTACAGGTAAAGAATTTGAAGTGACAGAAGTAGGCATTAATACACCTAAACAACTTCCTGTTGAAGAATTAACAGTGGGAGACGTAGGATATATCATTGCAAGTATTAAAAATGTTGATGATTCACGTGTAGGTGATACTATCACATTAGCTAATCGTCCTGCAGATAAGCCACTCAAAGGTTATAAAAAAATGAATCCAATGGTTTATTGTGGTCTATTCCCAATAGACAATAAAGATTACAATGATTTACGTGAAGCGTTAGAAAAATTACAACTCAATGATGCTTCACTCGATTTTGAGCCTGAGTCTTCACAAGCATTAGGGTTCGGATATAGAACTGGTTTCTTAGGCATGTTGCATATGGAAATTATTCAAGAAAGAATTGAGAGAGAGTTCGGTATTGAATTAATTGCAACGGCTCCTTCAGTTATATACGAATGTATTTTAAAGGATGGAACTGAAGTTACTGTTGACAATCCAGCTCAGATGCCAGAAAGAGACAAAATAGAACATATTTATGAACCATTTGTAAGAGCTACAATGATGGTACCTAATGATTATGTTGGTGCAGTGATGGAACTATGCCAACGTAAGCGAGGTCAATTTGTAAATATGGATTATTTAGATGATATAAGAGTAAACATTGTTTATGAAATTCCATTATCTGAAGTTGTGTTTGACTTCTTTGACCAACTTAAGTCTAATACTAAAGGTTATGCTTCATTTGATTATGAATTCATTGAAAATAAAGAAAGTAATCTAGTTAAAATGGATATCTTACTTAATGGAGATAAAGTGGATGCCTTAAGTTTCATCGTCCATAGAGACTTTGCATATGAAAGAGGTAAAGCACTTGTTGAAAAATTAAAAACACTTATACCTAGACAACAGTTCGAAGTACCTGTTCAAGCAGCTATAGGTCAAAAAATTATAGCCCGTACAAATATTAAATCTATGGGTAAAAATGTTTTATCTAAATGTTATGGTGGCGATATTAGTCGTAAACGTAAGCTTTTAGAAAAACAAAAAGCAGGTAAAGCAAAAATGAAAGCTGTAGGAAATGTTGAAATTCCTCAAGATGCTTTCCTAGCTGTGCTTAAAATGGAAGATGAATAGTTTATAATAATTTAAATAACATTGAAGCGGGATGTTGAAATCGTTGTATAAAGAAATTGATTTCACTTCCGCTCTTTTTACGTTAGTGAATGGGGGGGTTTTTTGACAGTTAAAAGTGCTTATATACATATACCATTTTGTGTAAGAATCTGTACTTATTGTGATTTTAATAAGTATTTTATAGATAAGCAGCCAGTAGATGAATATTTAGATGCGCTCATTAAAGAAATGCAAGTTGAAAATAATAGAAAGCTTGAGACAATGTATGTTGGCGGAGGGACACCCACTGCATTGAATATTGTACAACTTGAAAAACTACTAAAAGCTATTAATAACACGTTTACTATTCATGGAGAATATTCATTTGAAGCTAATCCCGATGAATTAACTTATGAGAAAGTAGCACTTTTAAAAAAATATGGTGTTAATAGAATTTCGATGGGAGTACAAACGTTTAAGCCAGAGTTGTTAGAAATTCTTGGACGAACTCATAAAACTAATGATATCTATAGCGCTGTA
Proteins encoded in this region:
- the lepA gene encoding translation elongation factor 4 — its product is MDKQERYNRRENIRNFSIIAHIDHGKSTLADRILENTKSVETREMQDQLLDSMDLERERGITIKLNAVRLKYDAKDGQTYTFHLIDTPGHVDFTYEVSRSLAACEGAILVVDAAQGIEAQTLANVYLALDNDLELLPVVNKIDLPAAEPERVKQELEDVIGLDQDDVVLASAKSNIGIEEILEKIVEVVPAPDGDPDAPLKALIFDSEYDPYRGVISSIRIIDGVVKAGDKIKMMATGKEFEVTEVGINTPKQLPVEELTVGDVGYIIASIKNVDDSRVGDTITLANRPADKPLKGYKKMNPMVYCGLFPIDNKDYNDLREALEKLQLNDASLDFEPESSQALGFGYRTGFLGMLHMEIIQERIEREFGIELIATAPSVIYECILKDGTEVTVDNPAQMPERDKIEHIYEPFVRATMMVPNDYVGAVMELCQRKRGQFVNMDYLDDIRVNIVYEIPLSEVVFDFFDQLKSNTKGYASFDYEFIENKESNLVKMDILLNGDKVDALSFIVHRDFAYERGKALVEKLKTLIPRQQFEVPVQAAIGQKIIARTNIKSMGKNVLSKCYGGDISRKRKLLEKQKAGKAKMKAVGNVEIPQDAFLAVLKMEDE